CAAGAAGCGGCTGCAGTAACACAGACGACGAGTACGCAACCACCTTACCCATAGCTTCGAAAGGAAAGGGGTAAGATAGAGTATTGGTAGCGGAAACCGCACAGGAGGAATTTATGCTTAGAACTGCCATCATCATCGGAAGCACGCGGCCCGGTCGCAAGGGCGAGGCCGTGGCCAAATGGGTTTACGAAATCGCACAAAAGCGTACCGACGCCGAGTTCGAACTCGTGGACATTAAAGACTTCGACCTGCCGCTCCTCGACGAGCCGGTGTCGCCCATAATGGGGCAATACAATAAGCCTCACACCAAAGTATGGGCCGCTAAGGTCGGCTCTTTTGACGGCTATGTATTCGTCACGCCCGAGTATAATCATGGCATCTCCGGCGCGCTCAAGAACGCGATTGATTTTCTGTTCCGCGAGTGGAACGACAAGGCGGCTGGCTTCGTCAGCTACGGCGGCGTCGGCGGG
This is a stretch of genomic DNA from Pseudomonadota bacterium. It encodes these proteins:
- a CDS encoding NAD(P)H-dependent oxidoreductase — its product is MLRTAIIIGSTRPGRKGEAVAKWVYEIAQKRTDAEFELVDIKDFDLPLLDEPVSPIMGQYNKPHTKVWAAKVGSFDGYVFVTPEYNHGISGALKNAIDFLFREWNDKAAGFVSYGGVGGARAVEQLRLVMAEVQIATVRNQVLLSMFTDFENFSVFKPASHHEKSVNAMLDQVIAWAGALKLLREKRA